From the Paenibacillus sp. FSL H8-0548 genome, one window contains:
- a CDS encoding response regulator transcription factor: MLDRITHILVVEDDNDINQLLCKVLKKSGYSPQPAYSGTEAMIYLERQEWDMVLLDLMLPGLPGEELLVKINEKSSTPVIVISAKEEQQTKVATLRIGADDYITKPFDIEEVSARIDSHLRRYSRLASMAPSDRMEYKDIRLDKDTKIVTIHQSEVMLTAREFAILELFMSYPKKVFSKANLFESVWQDTFVGDDNTINVHMSNLRNKLTKANPEEDYIETLWGMGYRLK, from the coding sequence ATGTTGGATAGAATCACACACATCTTAGTGGTTGAAGACGATAATGACATCAACCAACTGCTGTGCAAAGTCTTAAAGAAAAGCGGTTATTCTCCTCAGCCCGCCTATTCCGGAACGGAAGCAATGATCTACCTCGAAAGACAGGAATGGGATATGGTGCTGCTTGATTTGATGCTTCCCGGTCTGCCGGGAGAAGAGCTTCTTGTAAAAATAAACGAAAAGAGTTCGACACCTGTTATCGTCATTTCAGCTAAAGAAGAGCAGCAGACGAAAGTAGCCACTCTGCGCATTGGCGCGGATGATTATATAACGAAGCCTTTCGATATCGAAGAAGTATCGGCTAGAATCGACTCCCATTTAAGAAGGTACAGCCGTTTGGCCAGCATGGCTCCCAGCGATCGAATGGAGTATAAGGACATTCGTTTAGACAAGGATACAAAGATCGTGACGATTCATCAATCGGAAGTGATGCTGACGGCAAGAGAATTTGCTATTCTCGAGCTTTTCATGTCTTATCCAAAGAAGGTGTTCTCTAAGGCAAACTTATTCGAGAGTGTATGGCAGGATACCTTTGTGGGGGATGACAATACGATTAACGTCCATATGAGCAATTTACGAAATAAACTAACCAAAGCAAATCCAGAAGAAGATTATATCGAAACTCTATGGGGTATGGGATACCGGCTTAAATAA
- a CDS encoding AAA family ATPase: MNNENKSMMVQQIPLFIVTGSSGSGKTYVISELRKILPGFDIFDIDNLRELGITDEQQIRNVWLRVARNIAESGRMTIICGTAMTWDIEKCIDYSFFRHVYYLNLHCDDETREKRLRERNWPEEMIQEYKTFAKWLCENADKEYNPPMPIVDTTTANVADVAAQIKKWVLQYA, from the coding sequence ATGAATAATGAAAATAAATCTATGATGGTGCAACAGATACCTTTATTTATTGTAACAGGCTCAAGTGGATCGGGGAAAACTTATGTTATCAGCGAGCTGCGCAAAATATTGCCTGGTTTTGATATATTTGATATTGATAATCTCCGTGAGTTAGGAATTACTGATGAGCAGCAAATACGGAATGTTTGGCTTCGGGTTGCACGAAATATCGCTGAAAGTGGACGGATGACGATTATTTGTGGAACTGCAATGACATGGGATATTGAAAAATGTATCGACTATTCTTTTTTTAGGCATGTATATTACTTGAATTTGCATTGTGATGATGAGACGCGTGAGAAACGTCTGCGTGAAAGAAATTGGCCAGAAGAAATGATACAAGAATACAAAACATTCGCAAAATGGTTGTGTGAAAATGCGGATAAGGAATACAATCCGCCAATGCCGATTGTTGATACTACAACTGCGAACGTGGCCGATGTAGCAGCTCAAATAAAAAAATGGGTACTTCAATACGCTTGA
- a CDS encoding extracellular solute-binding protein — protein sequence MKGKHAILVLLMFSLLLAGCSSNGNTENANKTSGGNKGTESTGGLSKAVWFSTVDFWNPPAAWSTDPKTVPGAITEKTGLTFEFNIPAQDGDTKLNLMLVSGDNFPDVVTVTNDVLIKKLIEADKVWELDEFLKKYDPESHLLSDFPADVKETIISRDGGFYAFPSHINSEDARAVYPPSGQFYVDLIDYGSNGGILVNGDLLQEAGLTLDDIKTESGLLAAYQKIKELNLMVDGAPVIPLLVDGKGFQGPTLGFLQETFGAMPVDKDGNYRDRLLAPETKSALQFLYQAQQRGYFEPGQMTVDNAAVKADIASGRVFTFIGNTADTSFQLNDYWTSSGPILSETGTTPVLGKDKRAGGGWMKTFISKKTEEPEKLAKWLSFMTSKEGMLLSTYGFEGIHYNFDGEGRLIKTEQGIKDAAEYMTTGLSAFWPFAHTSFSYSIQQAPTEETDREAVTANRVQAAFGKSEETEIFNSTAFNLPADLFPASGNLANNELQIKTYKEAQIAKMIMAKNDGEFSKLYDDMIVQLKKLGIEELDKERNKYVQEKNKEYGISVKGINS from the coding sequence ATGAAAGGTAAACACGCAATACTCGTATTATTGATGTTCTCGTTGCTGCTCGCGGGCTGTAGTTCCAATGGAAATACTGAAAACGCTAACAAAACAAGCGGAGGAAACAAAGGTACAGAGAGTACAGGAGGACTATCAAAAGCTGTTTGGTTCTCAACGGTAGACTTCTGGAATCCACCGGCTGCTTGGAGCACAGATCCGAAAACCGTTCCGGGGGCGATAACGGAAAAAACGGGGCTAACCTTTGAATTTAACATTCCCGCTCAAGATGGTGACACGAAGCTGAATCTAATGCTCGTATCCGGCGATAATTTTCCTGATGTTGTAACCGTTACTAATGATGTGCTTATCAAGAAGCTAATCGAAGCAGATAAGGTTTGGGAGTTGGATGAGTTTCTGAAGAAATATGATCCCGAATCCCACTTGCTATCAGACTTTCCCGCAGATGTGAAAGAAACGATCATTAGCCGGGATGGCGGCTTCTACGCATTCCCAAGTCATATCAACTCAGAAGATGCAAGAGCCGTGTATCCACCATCGGGACAATTTTATGTTGATCTGATCGACTACGGCTCTAATGGAGGCATTCTTGTGAACGGAGATCTGCTGCAAGAGGCCGGTCTTACTTTAGATGACATTAAAACCGAATCGGGCCTCCTCGCTGCATACCAGAAAATCAAGGAATTAAATTTAATGGTTGATGGAGCTCCGGTCATTCCATTGCTTGTAGATGGAAAAGGATTCCAAGGACCTACGCTGGGATTCCTTCAGGAAACGTTTGGTGCAATGCCGGTGGACAAGGATGGAAATTATCGAGACAGGCTTTTGGCTCCTGAAACGAAATCTGCGCTGCAGTTCCTTTATCAAGCACAACAGCGAGGGTATTTCGAACCGGGCCAGATGACAGTCGATAATGCAGCCGTTAAAGCGGATATCGCATCGGGCCGAGTATTCACTTTCATTGGCAATACGGCAGATACTTCCTTCCAATTGAACGATTATTGGACTTCCTCAGGACCGATCTTATCGGAAACAGGAACGACTCCTGTACTCGGCAAGGATAAACGTGCTGGCGGTGGCTGGATGAAGACGTTTATTTCTAAAAAAACGGAAGAACCTGAAAAACTCGCCAAATGGCTTAGTTTTATGACCAGTAAAGAAGGCATGCTGCTTAGTACTTACGGATTTGAAGGCATTCATTACAACTTTGATGGTGAGGGACGTTTGATTAAAACCGAGCAGGGCATTAAGGATGCTGCAGAATATATGACAACAGGCTTGTCCGCATTTTGGCCATTTGCTCATACATCATTTTCTTACAGTATACAGCAAGCTCCTACCGAGGAGACGGATCGTGAAGCGGTTACGGCCAACCGAGTACAGGCTGCATTCGGAAAATCGGAGGAAACCGAGATTTTCAACAGTACAGCTTTTAATCTGCCAGCGGATCTATTTCCTGCCAGCGGCAACCTAGCGAACAATGAGCTGCAAATTAAGACGTACAAAGAAGCACAAATTGCGAAAATGATCATGGCCAAAAATGACGGCGAATTTAGCAAGCTGTATGACGATATGATCGTACAATTGAAAAAGCTCGGTATTGAGGAGCTTGACAAGGAAAGAAATAAATACGTTCAAGAGAAGAACAAGGAATACGGGATTAGTGTTAAAGGGATTAATTCATAA
- a CDS encoding ABC transporter ATP-binding protein yields the protein MSEYVLRSHHLSKVYKTDYALNRVNMSIKKGAIYGFIGQNGAGKSTLIRIVSGLASPTNGSIELFGKRDAQDLSEARKRIGSIIESPALYPDMTARENLETHRLLRGIPGKSCIEKTLTLVSLQNTGRKKAKNFSLGMKQRLVLAIALLGDPEFLILDEPTNGLDPMGVVEMRELLKKLNRENGITILISSHILSELHLLASHFGIIHKGELLEQLSAAELHEKCQHYLHIKVDDAGKAAAVIEGGLATSEFEVMPDGTIRLFGYVDTPGKVSVALTKAGLVIEQFMPVGEDLEAYFTNRIGGGRNE from the coding sequence ATGAGTGAATATGTTCTGAGGTCCCATCATTTATCTAAGGTCTACAAAACGGACTATGCACTTAACCGAGTGAATATGTCTATCAAAAAGGGTGCGATATACGGCTTTATCGGACAGAACGGTGCAGGTAAATCAACGTTGATCCGTATCGTTAGTGGGTTGGCTTCCCCGACAAACGGTTCCATCGAATTGTTCGGCAAGAGGGATGCACAGGATCTGAGCGAGGCGAGAAAACGGATAGGTTCAATCATTGAAAGTCCGGCTTTATATCCGGATATGACGGCTAGAGAAAATCTGGAGACGCATCGGCTTCTACGGGGAATCCCGGGAAAATCCTGCATCGAGAAGACACTGACTTTGGTCAGCCTGCAAAATACGGGCAGAAAGAAAGCGAAGAACTTCTCATTAGGAATGAAACAGCGCCTAGTACTCGCTATCGCTCTTCTTGGAGATCCAGAGTTTCTGATTCTGGACGAGCCGACCAATGGCTTGGACCCAATGGGAGTCGTTGAGATGAGGGAACTCCTCAAGAAGCTTAACCGGGAAAACGGAATTACCATTCTAATCTCAAGTCATATCTTAAGCGAGCTTCATCTGCTGGCCTCTCATTTTGGCATTATTCACAAGGGGGAGTTATTGGAGCAATTGTCTGCTGCTGAACTTCATGAGAAATGCCAGCACTACCTACATATTAAGGTGGATGATGCTGGGAAGGCGGCGGCCGTTATTGAAGGGGGGCTGGCTACCTCCGAATTTGAAGTAATGCCGGACGGGACGATCAGACTGTTCGGATACGTAGATACACCTGGTAAAGTATCCGTAGCGTTAACGAAGGCTGGACTGGTTATCGAACAATTTATGCCCGTTGGCGAAGATTTGGAAGCTTACTTTACGAACCGAATCGGAGGTGGGCGGAATGAATAA
- a CDS encoding sensor histidine kinase, which yields MLIILLISFIVSNSFGKNTIEENLTESMTKILLQVEETMESFYKDMDGISYSLLYSPTIQSYLGTNEILSRILMNQDIAAQFSSTLALKENMRGIRIYDTEGELVASVGKAIEPPVNRQVSDIEYSGIFSDKMNGSYYTIAIPVYNLQNNYLLRDYRGMCLFIMDVSNFSSMLKKSKITPHSKLVLVDQNDKVIASSENESDLADFNADALREDKRYIIQNITLSYTGWKMISVIPKNELLQELDIIKRLNVATYLIIFLIFCLFLLIFYGRILKPIKALMDFIRTYTKSGGQSRFNVVYHNEIGVLADNLNKMLDEIDKLSNDVQIAQKQMYEAEIVKKQMEISAYRNQINPHFLYNTLECIRAMAFYYKAADIADISASLSNMFRYSVKGDNVVSIQDEIVHLKEYATIVDFRFRGKIQIVVQADETLQSEKTLKMLLQPIVENAVFHGLEKKIEPGTVTVQISKAGKNQIRFAIMDNGCGMDEQQLTELQECLNEYEAPGFMTNIGDKGIGLANIYRRIKLFYGDQAEMKIDSQLNLGTTVSITFSADKQLLEMGGPNV from the coding sequence ATGCTGATTATACTTTTGATTTCATTTATCGTATCGAACTCGTTCGGAAAGAACACTATCGAGGAGAATCTAACAGAATCGATGACGAAAATATTACTCCAAGTGGAAGAAACGATGGAAAGCTTTTATAAGGATATGGACGGTATTTCGTATTCCTTACTCTATAGCCCGACGATTCAATCGTATTTGGGCACAAATGAGATTTTATCGAGAATACTGATGAATCAAGATATCGCTGCTCAGTTTTCGAGTACGCTTGCTTTGAAAGAAAATATGAGAGGCATTCGAATTTACGATACGGAAGGAGAGCTTGTAGCTAGTGTAGGGAAAGCGATTGAACCTCCTGTGAATCGCCAGGTTTCGGATATAGAGTACTCGGGCATTTTTTCGGATAAGATGAACGGGTCCTATTATACGATTGCTATACCGGTATACAATCTGCAAAATAACTATTTGCTCAGAGATTACCGGGGCATGTGCCTATTTATTATGGACGTCTCAAATTTCAGCAGCATGCTGAAAAAATCAAAGATAACGCCACATTCGAAACTAGTGCTAGTCGATCAAAATGATAAGGTCATTGCAAGCTCTGAAAATGAAAGCGATTTAGCAGATTTTAACGCAGATGCTTTGCGAGAAGATAAACGATATATCATTCAAAATATTACTTTATCCTATACGGGTTGGAAGATGATCAGCGTTATTCCTAAAAACGAGCTTCTTCAGGAATTGGATATTATTAAACGATTGAATGTAGCTACTTATCTCATCATTTTTCTGATATTTTGTTTATTTTTATTAATCTTTTATGGACGCATATTGAAGCCGATCAAGGCGTTAATGGATTTTATCCGAACGTATACCAAAAGCGGCGGCCAAAGCCGGTTTAATGTTGTCTACCATAATGAAATCGGAGTGCTTGCCGATAATTTGAACAAAATGCTGGATGAGATCGATAAATTAAGCAATGATGTCCAAATCGCTCAAAAGCAAATGTATGAGGCTGAAATTGTGAAAAAGCAAATGGAGATATCTGCGTATCGAAATCAGATTAATCCCCATTTTTTGTATAACACGTTGGAATGCATACGGGCAATGGCATTCTATTACAAGGCGGCAGACATTGCCGACATATCGGCATCGTTATCCAATATGTTTCGCTATTCGGTCAAGGGAGATAACGTAGTGTCTATCCAAGATGAAATCGTGCATCTCAAGGAATATGCCACGATTGTCGATTTTCGGTTTAGAGGAAAAATACAGATTGTTGTGCAGGCGGATGAAACATTGCAGTCAGAAAAAACGCTAAAAATGCTGCTGCAGCCTATCGTGGAAAACGCAGTGTTTCACGGCCTAGAGAAGAAAATCGAACCGGGAACAGTAACCGTGCAAATTAGCAAAGCAGGCAAAAACCAGATCCGCTTTGCTATTATGGACAACGGCTGTGGAATGGATGAGCAGCAATTAACCGAGCTGCAGGAGTGCCTGAACGAATACGAGGCTCCGGGTTTTATGACCAATATTGGAGACAAAGGCATTGGACTCGCCAATATATACCGCAGAATTAAGTTGTTTTATGGGGATCAGGCAGAAATGAAGATCGACAGCCAATTGAATTTGGGGACAACAGTGAGCATCACCTTCTCGGCAGATAAGCAGCTGTTAGAAATGGGGGGGCCGAATGTATAA
- a CDS encoding response regulator: MYKVLIVDDEPWVAYGIANLIDWESLGFEIIGEVHDGITALNMIIDKQPELIISDIRMPGLDGIQLLEKIKEKQLDTKVILVSGYAEFEYAQKALRLGAYDYLLKQVDKNKLTDTVLRLTEDLQNRHQADKEFDVLLDDLFEWLEPDNTITIGNFLSNKGIVSDFPHFRFLCSSYNATQIGSLFKEGMIQTEGLAAIRLRTGQHKVSVLLSYDESKSPLQFLNYITEHLSDAEYTGISSIGIFSTPLAKLYQESDVAMCSTVFHQGEKVIPYKLQELSPMFRKKIIHLELSIKEQARDQIDSMLDLICELCKEQRLNIDQIAMIYNQIVSIIYKYYGNSNRTIEIEHLHYEQIIRYYGSIELLFNRLKSFFELFTEEEVYIHNVQVEKIIDYIDSRYTEDILLSSIAKNFNMSIGHLSTLIKKETGATYSDYIVNKRLSMAKDLLIDQSLSVHDIVQRVGYKDYFHFNKLFKKHFGITPSKYRKL, encoded by the coding sequence ATGTATAAGGTATTGATTGTGGATGACGAGCCGTGGGTAGCCTATGGAATCGCCAATCTAATTGATTGGGAAAGCTTGGGGTTTGAAATAATCGGAGAAGTGCATGACGGCATTACCGCATTAAATATGATTATCGACAAACAACCGGAGCTTATCATTTCTGACATTAGGATGCCGGGACTTGATGGCATTCAATTGTTGGAAAAAATCAAAGAAAAGCAGCTAGATACTAAAGTAATTCTCGTTAGCGGATATGCTGAGTTTGAATACGCGCAGAAGGCGCTGAGGTTAGGCGCTTACGATTATTTATTAAAGCAGGTTGACAAGAATAAGCTGACGGATACGGTATTGAGGCTAACCGAGGATTTACAAAACAGACATCAGGCGGACAAGGAATTTGATGTGCTGCTAGACGATTTGTTCGAATGGCTGGAGCCGGATAATACCATTACGATCGGCAATTTCTTGTCTAATAAAGGTATTGTATCTGATTTTCCACATTTTCGGTTTCTATGCAGCTCCTATAATGCCACACAGATAGGTTCACTCTTCAAAGAAGGGATGATTCAGACGGAAGGCTTGGCTGCCATTAGGCTTCGTACCGGTCAGCATAAAGTATCGGTCTTACTGAGCTATGATGAAAGCAAGTCTCCTTTACAATTTTTGAATTATATTACGGAGCATTTGTCCGATGCCGAGTACACAGGTATTAGCAGCATTGGCATATTTTCGACCCCTCTTGCGAAGCTGTATCAGGAATCTGACGTTGCCATGTGCAGCACAGTCTTCCATCAAGGCGAAAAAGTGATTCCTTATAAGCTGCAGGAGCTTTCGCCTATGTTCCGAAAAAAAATCATTCATCTGGAGCTGTCTATTAAAGAACAGGCTCGCGATCAGATTGACAGCATGCTGGATTTGATTTGCGAGCTTTGCAAGGAGCAGCGCTTGAATATCGATCAAATCGCAATGATCTATAACCAGATTGTTTCCATTATTTATAAATATTACGGGAATTCAAATCGGACCATTGAAATCGAGCATCTTCACTATGAGCAAATTATTCGGTATTACGGCTCGATTGAGCTTCTTTTTAACCGACTTAAATCTTTTTTTGAGCTGTTTACGGAGGAAGAGGTCTACATTCACAATGTGCAAGTAGAGAAAATAATTGATTATATTGATAGCCGATATACGGAGGATATTTTGCTAAGCTCGATCGCTAAAAATTTCAATATGAGTATCGGCCATCTGAGTACGCTAATTAAGAAAGAAACTGGAGCAACGTATTCGGACTATATCGTAAACAAAAGATTATCGATGGCCAAAGATCTATTAATCGATCAATCGTTATCCGTTCATGATATTGTCCAACGAGTCGGCTATAAAGATTATTTTCACTTCAATAAGCTATTCAAAAAACACTTCGGAATTACGCCAAGCAAGTACCGCAAGCTTTAG
- a CDS encoding HAMP domain-containing sensor histidine kinase, translating into MIYIVAAVSSIAGIAVAALIRLNLLKKEMKRIHRQLYAFNQGLTEKKVDLRFFERDIEQLAIETNNLMDLVAEAKALRRRTEHELKQSISHISHDLRTPLTSILGYIQLLESDQVTDEERQEYISIAKSRTKRLQVLLNEFFELSVIESMDYELKTEKVNMTILVPEILLGFYDRFNERKGEAVILLTEERLLLTADESAIKRVIENLITNAINHSDGPIWINMEKHQSTVVLSIRNAANHLKLSDLNNLFDRFYTADHSRSGKGTGLGLSIAKSLMVKMNGELTAELLDNHIIMKCIWRMDH; encoded by the coding sequence GTGATCTATATCGTTGCGGCTGTAAGTAGTATAGCTGGTATAGCTGTTGCTGCACTCATCCGTTTGAATTTGTTGAAGAAAGAAATGAAACGAATTCATCGTCAGCTGTATGCTTTCAATCAAGGATTAACCGAAAAGAAAGTCGATCTTCGTTTTTTTGAACGCGATATTGAACAACTGGCAATCGAAACAAACAATCTTATGGATTTGGTTGCGGAGGCAAAAGCGCTTCGAAGACGGACGGAGCATGAACTGAAACAGAGTATATCTCATATCTCTCACGATCTGCGAACGCCATTAACATCCATTCTCGGATATATTCAGCTCTTGGAATCGGATCAGGTAACCGATGAAGAGAGGCAAGAATACATATCGATCGCCAAAAGTCGAACGAAACGGCTGCAGGTATTATTGAACGAATTTTTCGAATTATCCGTCATTGAATCTATGGATTACGAGTTGAAAACGGAGAAAGTAAACATGACTATTCTGGTCCCTGAAATCTTACTGGGATTCTATGATAGGTTTAACGAACGCAAAGGGGAAGCCGTTATTCTACTTACCGAAGAAAGACTTCTCTTGACTGCAGATGAATCTGCCATAAAGCGCGTAATCGAGAATTTGATCACAAATGCAATCAATCATTCCGATGGGCCGATCTGGATCAATATGGAGAAGCATCAATCTACGGTTGTATTGTCTATCCGAAACGCTGCAAATCACTTGAAGCTAAGTGATTTGAACAATCTGTTCGATCGATTTTATACAGCCGACCACTCCCGATCGGGCAAAGGAACAGGGCTCGGATTATCAATTGCCAAAAGTCTAATGGTCAAAATGAACGGAGAGCTGACCGCAGAATTACTCGACAATCACATTATCATGAAGTGCATATGGAGGATGGATCACTAA
- a CDS encoding S-layer homology domain-containing protein: MKQNRAKRITKMVISLLLGVCLMMQLLVGAASANSTGESQVDGTVKTNSKAALPANFSADMQAALEEAEQLLFDQKPFSDWAVIGFAKNGRSVPKGFLEEKADVILSNGGNFEHLTDLTRTAIAYAAAGGGNINFIAGIDLVTIMMNRPGLETKGVVELVTTYIASKDSGSYAPYARPNWYPDALLHFIRELQQENGSWPSIDAGEGTVEATALALITLSPSPWIVEPEESEEVRQALAWLHAQQTVDGGFEGSTAATAEVIIALSSNRIDAATFALPGGGQPLEYLMSRRLTAGGFSERGDGVLNMSATLNAYLALTAYKLYLNGEKRLIDGLNSSKGIADIQIEGPTGTIAQGSIPSGGKAIDAALSYLKQEGIDFKTETDSAGMQMISSLAGIDAKLYGGENRWRLAMYRGSWMLQENAEVGLHLSDGSRLLLYYGSENTNLIDSVEVEWTYENGQTISGRPFANTPFIMYVTKSNRKLGGLPAPGITVTLNGEKKVTDAKGKVAFAGQSPGVHVVTLTGYRNGAAPEVAKNIYHLTVSAPELASFDDHDKVADWAIGNMVNALTYGYIQGVSAKANVLAPKKALTRAEFVTMLLRLVHGFTDLPVAASPFNDVPASKWYSDEIGRAAELGITDRKSGQFEPERAITREEAAIMSANAGSLATYGSAKRMAFSDIAGLSADSLHAIQAVNEHKVMIGSDGKFSPKQTLIREQAAAILARLHWVMYPETFLDWDW; the protein is encoded by the coding sequence ATGAAACAGAATAGAGCAAAAAGGATAACAAAGATGGTGATTAGTCTTTTGCTCGGCGTTTGTCTGATGATGCAGCTGCTAGTTGGCGCTGCGTCAGCCAATTCGACTGGAGAGTCACAAGTTGACGGAACTGTTAAGACTAATAGTAAGGCAGCTCTTCCTGCGAACTTTAGTGCGGACATGCAGGCAGCACTGGAGGAAGCGGAGCAGTTGCTATTTGATCAGAAGCCATTTTCAGATTGGGCGGTAATTGGTTTTGCAAAGAACGGCCGATCTGTTCCAAAAGGTTTTTTGGAGGAAAAAGCGGATGTCATATTAAGCAATGGTGGAAATTTTGAGCACCTTACGGATCTGACGCGTACCGCAATCGCTTATGCTGCCGCTGGCGGCGGAAATATTAATTTTATCGCGGGCATTGATCTTGTAACGATAATGATGAATCGTCCCGGCTTGGAGACGAAAGGGGTAGTTGAGCTCGTTACTACTTATATTGCCTCAAAGGATTCCGGTTCTTACGCCCCTTATGCACGGCCCAACTGGTATCCAGATGCTCTCCTTCATTTTATTAGGGAGCTGCAGCAGGAAAATGGCAGTTGGCCATCGATCGATGCAGGGGAAGGCACTGTAGAGGCGACAGCTTTGGCACTAATTACTCTTTCACCCTCGCCGTGGATAGTAGAACCAGAAGAGTCAGAGGAGGTGCGGCAGGCTTTGGCTTGGCTACATGCACAGCAGACGGTCGACGGCGGCTTCGAGGGCAGCACGGCAGCGACAGCTGAAGTCATTATCGCGCTATCATCGAATCGCATCGACGCGGCAACCTTTGCGCTGCCGGGGGGCGGTCAGCCGCTGGAATATTTGATGTCTCGCCGACTGACGGCAGGTGGATTCTCAGAGAGAGGCGACGGCGTACTGAACATGTCAGCGACGCTCAACGCTTATCTGGCGCTAACCGCGTACAAGCTGTACTTGAACGGAGAGAAACGGCTGATCGACGGCTTGAACTCATCTAAAGGCATCGCGGACATTCAAATCGAGGGGCCTACAGGCACAATCGCACAAGGAAGTATTCCGAGCGGCGGCAAGGCGATTGATGCTGCTCTGTCCTATTTGAAGCAAGAAGGAATTGATTTTAAGACGGAAACCGATTCTGCCGGGATGCAAATGATTTCTTCGCTTGCCGGCATTGACGCTAAACTCTACGGAGGAGAGAACAGATGGAGATTAGCAATGTACAGAGGCAGTTGGATGCTCCAGGAAAACGCTGAAGTAGGGCTGCATCTTAGTGATGGCAGCCGGCTCCTTTTGTATTACGGATCAGAAAACACCAACCTTATCGACTCGGTTGAGGTCGAATGGACTTACGAGAACGGCCAGACCATCAGCGGACGCCCTTTTGCAAATACTCCGTTTATCATGTATGTCACAAAGTCCAACCGTAAGCTTGGCGGTTTGCCTGCTCCAGGAATAACGGTGACATTAAACGGTGAGAAGAAGGTCACCGATGCGAAAGGGAAGGTTGCCTTTGCCGGGCAATCCCCAGGCGTACACGTTGTTACTCTTACCGGTTACCGGAATGGTGCTGCGCCTGAGGTGGCCAAAAATATTTATCATTTAACTGTTTCTGCTCCCGAGCTGGCTTCTTTTGATGATCATGATAAGGTTGCCGACTGGGCAATCGGAAATATGGTCAATGCACTTACTTACGGCTACATTCAGGGTGTGAGTGCGAAAGCCAATGTGCTTGCTCCTAAGAAAGCCTTAACGCGTGCCGAATTCGTGACTATGCTGCTTCGTTTGGTACATGGGTTCACGGATCTGCCTGTGGCAGCCTCTCCCTTCAATGATGTTCCAGCGAGCAAATGGTATAGTGACGAGATAGGAAGAGCAGCAGAGCTTGGGATTACTGACCGGAAGTCCGGACAGTTCGAGCCAGAGCGAGCGATAACACGCGAGGAGGCTGCGATTATGTCAGCTAATGCCGGTAGTCTGGCGACATATGGAAGCGCCAAGCGGATGGCGTTCTCCGACATCGCTGGTCTGTCCGCGGACAGCCTCCATGCTATCCAAGCAGTGAATGAGCATAAGGTGATGATTGGAAGTGATGGCAAGTTCAGTCCTAAGCAGACGCTGATCCGCGAGCAAGCGGCGGCCATATTAGCAAGGCTGCACTGGGTCATGTACCCTGAGACGTTCTTAGACTGGGACTGGTAA
- a CDS encoding ABC transporter permease gives MNNLIQSEWYKLCKDRSFRALILIITASGLFWSIFQYIDRRMDGESPITGIEMWTSALLGNYIMIIGMCVLAGFFISSEYTTGVMKSIASSGNSRGRIIAAKQLVFALGSVILGLLFPLINCVVATLLSSFGELPGEATSLYFIRSFGMLILYAAAFASITTLIATLMAESGKTIAFTMVFFLFIDMFFAVAGQYIPFVETIYSYTVFKLLYDIGTVSLDGSLLFRMIVIPIITFVCFGMLNTWVYRRKEIK, from the coding sequence ATGAATAATCTCATCCAATCGGAATGGTATAAACTGTGTAAGGATCGGTCGTTTCGAGCGCTCATCTTGATCATCACGGCATCCGGTTTATTCTGGTCCATCTTTCAATATATCGACCGCAGAATGGATGGGGAATCTCCGATTACCGGGATAGAAATGTGGACAAGCGCGCTTCTGGGTAATTATATTATGATTATTGGGATGTGCGTGCTTGCCGGCTTCTTTATTTCTAGCGAATATACGACTGGCGTGATGAAAAGTATCGCCTCCAGCGGCAATAGTAGAGGAAGGATTATCGCTGCAAAACAACTCGTGTTCGCACTGGGTTCCGTCATTCTTGGCCTACTGTTCCCCCTAATCAATTGTGTCGTTGCAACGTTGCTGTCCAGTTTCGGCGAGCTGCCTGGTGAAGCGACTTCTCTATATTTCATTAGATCGTTTGGAATGCTTATTCTTTACGCGGCAGCATTCGCATCGATCACCACTTTGATTGCAACTCTCATGGCGGAAAGTGGTAAAACGATTGCTTTTACGATGGTGTTCTTCCTGTTCATAGACATGTTCTTTGCTGTAGCGGGACAATATATTCCATTTGTTGAAACGATATATAGCTATACGGTGTTTAAACTGCTTTATGATATAGGAACCGTTTCTCTGGATGGCAGCTTGTTATTTCGTATGATTGTCATCCCAATTATTACATTTGTCTGTTTTGGCATGTTGAACACATGGGTATATCGACGCAAAGAAATAAAGTAA